One part of the Lycorma delicatula isolate Av1 chromosome 7, ASM4794821v1, whole genome shotgun sequence genome encodes these proteins:
- the LOC142328392 gene encoding uncharacterized protein LOC142328392: MLEILQDCLRKAQISQILWKETLNTRITVVNNVEFKKNLININNIREELLEINNSINELNEILLSHEEDIDESSAPLSVTEELKKSDHETVHILLTEWINNIKSRGSFHHDMNYAAHFSQLSSGYESDHDESNFEDLFHKDFSAKILLLYNNCKSVSEFICSLKEIKEETNKILTSIENEDAVKSLLSYIHALKGIMEV, encoded by the exons ATGTTGGAAATTCTTCAAGATTGTCTCAGAAAAGCTCAGATATCACAAATTTTGTGGAAG GAAACATTAAATACACGTATAACAGTTGTTAATAAtgttgaatttaagaaaaatttaatcaacataaataatattagagaAGAACTTCTAGAAATTAACAAtagtataaatgaattaaatgaaattctattaTCACATGAAGAg GATATTGATGAAAGTTCAGCACCTTTATCAGTAACAGAGGAGTTAAAAAAGAGTGATCATGAAACTGTTCATATACTTTTAACTGAATGGATTAATAATATCAAATCAAGAGGTTCATTTCATCATGACATGAATTACGCCGCTCACTTTTCTCAGCTTTCATCTGGTTATGAATCTGACCATGATGAGTCAAATTTTGAGGATTTGTTTCATAAAGATTTCAGTGcgaaaatactattattatataataattgtaaatcagTGTCAGAG tttatttgtagtcttaaagaaataaaagaggaaacaaataaaattctgacATCTATTGAAAATGAAGATGCTGTAAAAAGTCTTTTGTCATATATACATGCTTTGAaaggaattatggaagtgtag